The region GTTTTGTAAAATCTGAATATACAATTCCAAAACTGATGTTTTTTGACTGACATCCATATTTAATGTTCCATGAATTACATATTCGGGTGAACTAACGCCTAAATATATTATCAGTAAAGGAATAAGTGGTATAACTAAAATAGTTAATCCAAGAAAAATAATTCTATATATAAGACTTCTTCTATTCATTTATTCAACAGGTTCAGCATTTTTATAAAACTTATAACCCAATGGATTTAAAGGCATTTTGAACTTCTTGTTTGAAACCCTAATAGCATTAGCATAATAAGCAAGATAAAAGGGCATATCATTAAGTATTACTTCTTCTGCTTTTAAATAAATTTCATCTTGTTGATTTATTGATGTTTCAGATGCTTTTTCAACCAACTTATCAAATTCGGGATTTGAATATTTATTAAAATTATTACCAGCAGGTGGAAATGAACTCGTGTTGAATGGTGTTAGAAAATTATTAACATCAGCATAAAGTAATCCCCAATAAAGCTGTATCATATCATAATTTCCAGATGTTAAACGGTCAACCAATACAGGAAAAGGTACAGATTCAATATTTACCTTAATGAAATATTTTTCCAAGTCAGTAGCAATTTTTTTCGCCAAACTCCTTGATAAAATATCATCAAAAGTTATAAGTTTTAATTCTATTGGTTCCTTTAATAGTTCTTTTGCCTTATCAGCTTCATATTGTAATAATTTATTTGGTTTTGAAATATTCGAAAATATTTTTGGGTAAAGAGTTCTTGTTATAGTTCCGTTTTCTCCCAATATTTCCTGAAACGAAGATCTGTTAATTGCATAATTTATTCCTTTTCTTATGTTTGGATCATTTATTTTCTCCAAATTAAAAAGATAAAAATTCAGTTGAGTTAATTCAAATACATCTTTTTGGTATTTAAAAGGAAT is a window of Bacteroidales bacterium DNA encoding:
- a CDS encoding ABC transporter substrate-binding protein; amino-acid sequence: IPSLAKSWDIENGKEWIFYLRDDVVFTKDTCFSNEVERKFTAKDVKYTFERLLNKDSKSLGISYFSNIVGFNKYRNGESKQLKGIIVKDEHTVIFRLKDIDFNFPNLLSLPYCSIVKENAINSYDPKLHPVGTGPFILKEYKANESICFVKNNEYWGKINSQSIPIIDGVEINLTTDDNYSFLLFKNEKSDFLELNMPLLKQLENTKIPFKYQKDVFELTQLNFYLFNLEKINDPNIRKGINYAINRSSFQEILGENGTITRTLYPKIFSNISKPNKLLQYEADKAKELLKEPIELKLITFDDILSRSLAKKIATDLEKYFIKVNIESVPFPVLVDRLTSGNYDMIQLYWGLLYADVNNFLTPFNTSSFPPAGNNFNKYSNPEFDKLVEKASETSINQQDEIYLKAEEVILNDMPFYLAYYANAIRVSNKKFKMPLNPLGYKFYKNAEPVE